The Corynebacterium marinum DSM 44953 genome contains the following window.
ACCGCGGGCGCCAGGTAGGCGTCGATCAACGCGCGGTACCGCGCGTGCTCCTCCCCGTCGAGCCCGTTGGGGAGCTGGAGGTGCGCGGAAACCCCGGAACTGAACTGCTCCGGACTGGTCGCCACCTCCACCACTTCCGCGTGCCCGGCCACCAGCACCTCCCCGGAGGAGGTGCGCGCGACGGGGCAGCGCTGCGGGGACGGAGAGGCGAGAAGCTCGTTGCCGAACTCGCGGGGATCTCTGCCATTCGGGTCAACAATCACGTCTGTTCCTCTTCCTCCATCGGGGTCTGCATTCCTCCCCCAGCCTAAGACGACGGGCCCCCGACGCGCAGTGTGCGTCGGGGGCCCGTCGTGCCGGGTGCCTCGGGGTTATCCGAAACGGCCGGCGATGTAATCCTCGGTCTCCTTCTGGTCCGGGTTCTCGAAGATCTTCTTCGTGTCACCGAACTCGACGAGACGGCCCGGCTTGCCGGTGGCCTCGAGGGAGTAGAAGGCGGTCTTGTCGGACACACGGGCCGCCTGCTGCATGTTGTGGGTCACGATGACGATGGTGAAGTCTTCCTTGAGCTCGTGGATGAGGTCCTCCACTGCCAGGGTCGAGATCGGGTCCAGGGCGGAGCAGGGCTCATCCATGAGGAGAACCTCCGGCTCAACCGCAATGGCGCGGGCGATGCACAGACGCTGCTGCTGGCCGCCGGAGAGGCCACCGCCCGGCTTGTCCAGACGATCCTTGACCTCTTCCCAGAGGTTGGCGCCGCGCAGGGACTTCTCCGCGACCTCCTTGAGCTTCTTCTTGTTCTTCTCGCCGGACAGCTTGAGGCCGGCGACGACGTTGTCCTCGATGGACATGGTCGGGAACGGGTTGGCCTTCTGGAATACCATGCCGATGGTGTTGCGGACGGATACCGGGTCGACCTTCGAGCCGTAGATGTCCTCGCCGTCGAGGAGGATCTCACCCTTGACGTAGGCGCCGGGGATGACCTCGTGCATACGGTTGAGCGTGCGCAGGACGGTGGACTTGCCGCATCCGGACGGGCCGATGAAGGCGGTCACGGCCTG
Protein-coding sequences here:
- the pstB gene encoding phosphate ABC transporter ATP-binding protein PstB; translated protein: MSKLELNDVDIFYGDFHAVQSVNLQVPAQAVTAFIGPSGCGKSTVLRTLNRMHEVIPGAYVKGEILLDGEDIYGSKVDPVSVRNTIGMVFQKANPFPTMSIEDNVVAGLKLSGEKNKKKLKEVAEKSLRGANLWEEVKDRLDKPGGGLSGGQQQRLCIARAIAVEPEVLLMDEPCSALDPISTLAVEDLIHELKEDFTIVIVTHNMQQAARVSDKTAFYSLEATGKPGRLVEFGDTKKIFENPDQKETEDYIAGRFG